A segment of the Panicum hallii strain FIL2 chromosome 1, PHallii_v3.1, whole genome shotgun sequence genome:
TCCACCCGCTCAACAGTTGCCATCTTCTGAGCCATGCTTACCTACACGATATAATCGATTAGTTAAAACACAATTATTGCACACTCCTCTTAATTCGGCAAAAAAAAGAAACGCAGAATCACCTCAGCATAGTTCTTGTATCCAAGAATTTTAGCCTTCTCTAGCCTTAACTTCAGAATTTGAGCGATGATATTGGTGTTATCAAGTTCACCACTAGAGGCACGGGTTAGATAAGCACGATAGACTTCTTCACGGAGAGCCCTGTTGCGAGCATGTTGCATAACAGCGATATAGCTTGGTGCATCCAACGTGATGACCCAAGGTCCATTTTCAGCTGTAGCATTTTCATGACCCTGGCAATATTGCTTGTCAGCATAAGGACTAACAGAGGAAATAGCTTCTCAGATTTTATGTCGGTGTTTACTGCTCATACCTTTGACACGGCAGTTTGTGCTGCTAAACCAAGGGCTGTAGCAGGCAACCCATCGATTTCTTTCTTATCAGTAATTAATTTCTCAAATTTCTTTGTTGCGTCAAGCACATTTTCGCTAAACTTTTGTGACAGCTTTTCAAGCTCCTGGAATGAAGTTAGCACTCCATTAACTCACATAGTGACATACATGAGCAAAATGACGAGAGACAATCGGACAGAAATTGGGTGAGTCGGATTGTGGAAGTGATATCTCTGAGCTTACTTGTTCGATTTGGTTGAATTTCTCCCTCTGTTCATCCTCAAGTGCAACTCCACTGAGAACAGCCTCCTTTATTTGAGCTGATAATGGCGAGAAGAAATAGTATTAGCCTATTCAGATCACTGGACGTGAGACataagtgatgctttatcatgGCAAGACAGGACTCAGGAGAGGAGGTTGTGCGTCATGCAGAGAAGGTCACCTTCTACTATACGCTTGCGAGCATCAGTGAGACTGTCCCAGTCAGAAGAGTTTCTAATGGCCTGGAAAGCTTGGTAGATAGGCTTGCTCTGGCCCAGCCTTAGTTGAAACTTGACTTTGTCAGGCTGTGAAACGAAAGAGAAATCCGATCAGCTGGAGATGCAGTGCGCTTACTGAGTTGAATCCATCACCCAGTGCAGCATAAATACAGATGGATGGTAGATCAAATGATATACGAGTCCAGTTGCTAAGATGTATATGTAAATCCTAATTATGCAAGACGCTCCCAGAGTGTGGGCGGACGGACCTGGACTTCCTCAACGGCGGCGCGGAGATCGGCGGAGTCCTTGACGGCCTTGAGGTGGTCGACCATTCCCCAGATGACCTCGAGCCTGTCGGTGATGCGCTCGAGCGGCTCGACCAGCTTCCCCCAGGAGGGCTCGACTCCCTTCTCGAGCTCCTCGAGCTCGCCCTCCTGCGATGAAGGTAACATGAGAGATCGAATCCATGAGTGGCGAGAGGTAGCTGGATGGATGGCTTACGAGTCGCGTGAGGAGCTCGCGGATGCCGGGCCGGACGTGGCTGGGCTCAACGCGGTCGAAGGGCGGGAAGTCGAagtcggcggcgaggagggggtTGTCGGCGGCCATCGCAGTGGAGGAGAAGGCGGCGCAGGTGGCGGGCGAGGGGCGTTCCCTCGGGCAGAAGGCGAGGAGcggggaggagggagggagggcggCGAAGAGGAGGCGGCGGGTGGTAGGAGGGCTGGGGAGGCGGGCGGAGACGGCGAGTgggagcccgagccgcgcggtgaaggaaaggagaagcatggcggcggcggcggcgacgtggCTGTGCTGCTGACGTCGGCGGGGCCGGGCGTGGGCCATCTTGCGTGATGCGTGGGCTTCCTTCCCAAAGGGTCCAGTCCATCCAATGAATGGTCCTGGGCCGCCTGCCTGATGGAttattttcctttctttccttctcctcttgtTTGTGTCGCTTTCTTTCCTTTCAGCAAGTTTCAGTCCTCACTCACTCCTCAAAAAGAAAAAGACAATTTTCAGTCCTCCATCCATTCCCGCTGCGTTTAATTACCAGCAGCTTGcttcaaaagaaaaggaatCCGATGCGTTTAATTACAAGCAAGCGGTCTTGGTTACTAGTGagtggctgctgctgctgctgctgctgcttctggaGCACACAAAAGAAGAGCAGAAGCTACAATGCTAATGCCATTAGTTGCATGACGAAATGTACAACATGTTCCTCCTGAATGAACCAAAAAGTTCTCAAGGGTCAGGCAGGCACATATCTGCTCTGCTCTGGTAGCAACATATACTACTACTTGCGGCTAGCTAGGCGACACATTGGTCAATGCCATCATCATCCACAAACAAAACAGCCTCGATTCCATTCCAGTCCGGGTCCTCCGAGGCTTCAACCCTGAACTGAATGAATAATCTCTGATGATGTCATGTCTGCACTTGCTCCAATTGGTCAGTACTAGTACTGCATTGGATTAGAGGGTGAGGCGGCTGCAGAGGCGCGACACATCCGACGCCCCCACCGGCTTGATGAGGAAGTCCTCAGCGCCCTCCTCCAGACACCGCCGGATCCTCGTCGGTGAGTTCTCCGATGACATGATCACCACCGGGATCCCCCGCAGCTCCGCCGACTCCTTCACCCGCTTCAGGAGGTCGTAGCCGCTCATCTCCGGCATGCAGTAATCCGTGATGATCATGTGCACATTGCGATCCTGCACAAATCATTTCATCAGTCCAGTcgtcttctctctctctctctctcccttttctTCTCACCGATCCACGACAACAAGGCATGATGGCACGACATACAAACAATGAAACaagagcgagcgagcgagcttaCTTACCAGGCTGAGAACCTCCAACGCTCTCTTGCCACTGTCCACCGTCGTAACTGCATGCACCAACCAAGCAAGCAAAAGAAACGAAATTCCGTCATGCAATGAAACAGATTGTCAAGATAAAACTGCAATTACAGAGAACACACCTCGGTATTTGGAGCTGCGGAGGAGCCTGGAGATGACCGCACGGTCGACGATGCTATCGTCCACGGCCAGGACGTGCGGTGGCTCTGGCGGCACCGTCATCGTCGACATGcctcctgcctgctgctgctgcagacaAGTGAGAAAAGAAGGCAACAACAGATGCCACCATTTTATACAGGCCAGCTTACTGAATACTACTACTGCTTAGGGAGGGGCCGACCACCCAATAGAATACTATACTACACCCcacgaagaagaagaggaggaggaggaggaggaggaggaagccaaCCAAGCAAGCCCAGAGCAGGAGACGAGATCCAACCAAATCTGGAGGAGAAGCGCTGGCCGAGGCGCCTCCAGCTGCCTTCCCAAATGATGCCCAAACCCGACATTTTTCTATTCCAGTTCGCGGGTCCCCATGGATTCTATACTACCTGTTTCACATGGCACAAATTTATAAGATGATGATGACAATGATGAGGCCCTCTCGCCTCATCATCTACAAACAACATTAGAGGTCAACATGATTACATTCAACATAGATTGTATTAAACAACAAGCTCGATCTCATCCATTTCATTCTCGAGCTAGTCACCAGTGTAACTTCGTAAAGTTTTGTCATAATCACACAAGCGCTACCTACATCTCAACTGATACTTTGCTTTATATAACTACTAGATTGTGATACTTTGCTTTATATAACTACTAGATTGTATTAAATATTGATTTGCTAGCCTATCTCGAGCTTGGCCCATCCATCCATAACAAGCATAGACATGCTTCTTTTATACTTCCATAACACACATTTGATGCTTAATTTGATAGATATCTTGCTGTTATCAACAAAAGTAAGGAGAAAAGTATCCCTTCGTAGCCTTATAGTTCATGCAAAGAAGAGTATCATCCCCCAAGATTGCAGCTAGGGAGCCCACCAGACAGCAGCTGCACTAAAGCATCCACACTGCAACAATAACAAATTCTGAAGCAccatagaaatattttccatgAGAAAGGATAATCGCGCACGAACTATCAACATTCAGCATATCCGGGAGGGAATCTTTCTCGTACATTTTTTTGTGCACAGCAACTACCACTCCCACCACACCTGTTCTACAACTGAACTGGCAAAAGCATGCAATGATTCACAAATTAATCAAAATTTAACAACTCAGAGATTCTGAAATGTGATGTCTGACCTTATGCTGGAGAATGGAGAACCCTTTTCTCTAAATAATTCCTCAAGTCAGTTTCTCTGCATCTGGACTTCCATACAGAAGCCCACAACCAGGACATGGCTTGTGGTAGCAACGTGATTGGTCGCAGAAGAGGGATCGATCGCTGCTACCCATCAATCTTGGGAGCtgtgcttttttttttctttatgaCACATTATATCAGTACATGCTTCAGAAGTGGCCAGGTGTTGGCTGTTCAACAAGGAGCTGCTGCTCTCAAGTCAAGATCAGGGATCAGAAGCATCAGGTCAACTCAAGAAAAATACAACTAAGATGTTGCTTCTGAGAAACAAAAGAATTAGACGAATGGCTTCAGttgagctttcaaatttaaTGCAAAATAGGAACACATATTCTTACCAGGTTAGTGAAAACAATTCGTAAATGATTTCAAAGGCTCAAGATCAATTTCATGAATGATAAACATATTAACTAGTACGGTTTTAGGTACCTGAAGGAACAACCACAGAAAATGGACATGTCAAATCCTAAATATACCATGTATGGGTTTCGAGGGGACAAGGACATACGTACCGGCAGTGTAGCGGAATGGGGTTCTTCGATTCCCAAGGCCTCACTCATCCTGTTGGCTTTTTATCAAAAACAAAAATTAAGAATAAATTGTGTGTATCACACAACATATCTTTCAGAAGTCAGAATCATATCTTTCAGCAGCCAAATAGCACTAAGAGTCCTCATTCAGGCTCCAAGAAAGGAGTTCGAATAAAGCATTAGTGCTTTGACATGTCAACAGATCTCAAAATCTTATTAGGTTGTCATTATACACTCAGCCACACTACTTCTAATTGGCAAGATATTAAGTCTGGGATCAATAACTTATTCAACTCAACAATGTTACTGTGGACTTGAAGCATCCATCATGGTCTGCCGACCTGATGACTGCGGGGTTGCATCAGTTCAGCTAACAACTGGCAGCATGCAAACAATGCTGCACAATCAAGTGGCCATTGACCCGGCAGGAAATCAGACAAGCCATATGTGTAACACTGCCAGGCTATTCCTTTGCACAAATAATGAATAAACATACTCAAATTGCTATACGGCAGATGACAAGGGAAATGATTGTTATGCGAAAAGAGGTTCTGATACAAGGAAAGCATAATGCAGGATTAAATTGAAGTGAGCTATAAACATATTAGAATAAAAAAACGAAGTATCTTGCATCCTTGCACACATCTGGTTTAAGACTTAAGAGCATAATTAATCCATAGGATAACGAGAATCTCAATAATTGATCCACCACAAGAAAACGGTATCAATTATTTCAATGCACAGAAACAGAAAAGTACAAAAGTATGACAAAACTAGATGATTCTTTTTGGAATATATATGCAGTACCAACATGAAAAGCACAAGCAAATCCTATCTCTTTTGCACCTATTACCAAAAAGTTGGTGTATCCTAcaccagaaaaaaaaaatgcatcCACTTGGGTACTACAACTCATATGAAAGAACAAAAAAAGATTGGACCTGAGAAGCACCCATCTAAACTGCTATCACCTCAAGAAATGAGGCATTCTAACATATTGCACGTGAGCTACTGATGTCAACATATTTACCAAAATATACTGATATGTACAAATGTACCCCCAAAAAAAGTCCAAAGGATGGAATTCTCTTTTCAACAATTCTGAGATTTATGCACAACCTCACAAGTAACTTAATCCAGAGGTGATTCCATACATTCCACGAGGTGAAAATCTTAGGAAATTCTCATACCACTCTGTACAAAAGCTCCATTCTTGGTCCCACTCTCTGACCACAGAGTCTTGCTACACAATTGTTACTCATCAAACTGTActtgtttttttttctcgaacacgcaGGAGAGCTACGTATCATTATTTTAAGAAGATAAAAGGTGGGGGAAGAGCCCCAGTacaacacacacacactccTCTTACAGCCAACAACTAATCACCGGGAAAACAGATACGAAAACGACCAAAATAAGAAAAAAGACTCAACCTGGCTGATCTAAGGCCTGCAGAAAGGACAAGCCTTTTGCACCCGCCAACGACCAAGCCAAGGCCTCCTCCTTAGCAGCTAGCAAAGCTGCAGACAAACTTGGAGGGTCCCCATTAAACACACACCTATTCCTGTGCTTCCAAATTATCCAAGCCCCAAGGATCACCACAGAGTTAAACCCTTTTCTAGGCTGACCATCAAGCTGAGAGCTGCGCAATTTCCACCATCCCTCAAAAGATTCATCTTGCTGCGGAGCAAGGCCGTGGAGACCGACAGCACGAAGCAGCTCAAACCAGAACTGTCTGGAGAAAACACAAGAAACCAGCAGGTGCTTGATTGTTTCTTCCTGTTGATCACAAAGAGGGCAATGCTCCGGATGTGGCAAACCACGTTTCGCCAGTCTGTCCGCTGTCCAACACCGATTGTGTTCCACCAACCACATGAAGAATCTACACTTCCCCGGTGCCCAAGTTCTCCAAATCCTCTCTGCTGAACTGTACTTGTTGTATCCCAGTTGCTAGAAGTTTCACCACCAAAACAATCGAACCAGTTTCCATCACAGGCCTCTAGATGTTCTTGCGAGGCTGTTCAGTGGGTGAACTGTGAGCATTCTACTGAGCATCTGAAATGCATGAAGGTAGAGGGGCATTAAGTGCGAGGCTGTTCAGTGGGTGAACTGTGAGCATTCTACTGAGCATCTGAAATGCATGAAGGTAGAGGGGCATTAAGTGTATTGGTATCATTATAGACAGCACCATATCTGCTAGCTCGCACGCCATACTGCTCCCAGTGCTATTGGTGATTGTGAATAACAGGTTCCTGTTTCCTCTGCTGAAACAGCAAGTCGTGAATCTTCAAGATCCCCATCAGCAAATCTCCCAAAGGTACATCTTTTGAATAAAGCTTTGCAAAAGGCTTTTCTGCCAGAGCAGGTGTAATCTCAAGCCTGAAGAAGACCTagtgaaaggatctcaagatgcctagaggtgggggggggggggggggtaataggctaatctgcaacttaaaacacttcgagcacggttagcaacacaaatgtccggatactccggatatatgtccggatactccggatatagtgtccggagtttccggatataatgtccggactatccgggtatgaaagaaAGTGCTACTAATCACAGATAaagatgctgtaaattgaatccagtaaatttaaagggactagtggtacctctgagg
Coding sequences within it:
- the LOC112884684 gene encoding two-component response regulator ORR3 — protein: MSTMTVPPEPPHVLAVDDSIVDRAVISRLLRSSKYRVTTVDSGKRALEVLSLDRNVHMIITDYCMPEMSGYDLLKRVKESAELRGIPVVIMSSENSPTRIRRCLEEGAEDFLIKPVGASDVSRLCSRLTL